A genomic window from Armatimonadota bacterium includes:
- a CDS encoding RpiB/LacA/LacB family sugar-phosphate isomerase yields the protein MRIAIGSDHAGYWLKEELVRFLTEQHLEFKDFGTYSADRVDYPDIGLQVAEAVAKGEFDRGILVCGSGIGMCIVANKVPGIRAAACSDLYSAMV from the coding sequence ATGAGAATTGCAATTGGCTCTGACCACGCAGGATATTGGCTAAAAGAGGAATTAGTTCGCTTCCTTACCGAACAACACCTAGAGTTTAAAGACTTTGGCACATACAGCGCTGACCGCGTGGATTACCCCGATATCGGCTTGCAGGTTGCAGAGGCTGTCGCAAAAGGTGAGTTCGACCGGGGTATACTTGTGTGTGGATCGGGTATAGGTATGTGCATAGTTGCGAACAAGGTTCCCGGGATACGCGCAGCCGCATGCAGCGACCTATACAGCGCAATGGT